Part of the Cryptosporangium arvum DSM 44712 genome, ATGGCGAACGTGCCGTTCTACTCGCAGCCGCACTCCGTGTTCGGCTCGGCGGCCACCGTGGCCGGCGGCCGGGTGTACGCGTCGGTGTTCTGGTGGATCCTGGTCACCGCGGTGGCCACCTGGGTGCTGCTCAAGACCCGGGTCGGCAACTGGATCTTCGCGGTCGGCGGGGCCCAGACCTCGGCCAGGCAGGTGGGCGTTCCGGTGGCCCGCACGAAGATCGGGCTGTTCATGACCAGCGCCGGGGCCGGCTGGCTGGTCGGCATGCTGCTGCTGTTCACGACGTCGACGGTGCAGTCGAACACCGGCGTCGGGCAGGAGTTCATCTACATCATCTGCGCGGTGGTGGGCGGGTGCCTGCTCACCGGCGGCTACGGCTCGGCGGTGGGGGCGGCGCTCGGTGCGCTGATCTACGGCATGGTCAACCAGGGCATCGTCTACGCCGGTTGGGACAACAACTGGCTCAAGGCGTTCCTCGGCGTCATGCTGCTGGGTGCGGTGTTGTTGAACGAAGCGGTCCGACGCCGAGCGGAGCGATCCCGATGAGCACACCCCTGATCGAAGTCGAGAAGATCGGCAAGCGCTACGGCAACATCATCGCGCTGGCCGACGTGTCGACGTCCGTGCACGCCGGTGAGGTGACGTGCGTGCTCGGTGACAACGGCGCCGGGAAGTCGACGTTCATCAAGATCCTGTCCGGGGCGCATCCGCACTCCGACGGCCGCCTGGTCGTCGACGGCGAGGAGCGGCACTTCGCCTCGCCGCGGGAGGCGTTGGCGCTGGGCATCGCGACGGTCTACCAGGACCTGGCGGTCGTGCCGCTGATGCCGGTGTGGCGCAACTTCTTCCTGGGGTCGGAGCCCACCCGCAGGTTCGGGCGGCTGGACACCGGGCTCATGAAGAAGACGACGAAGTCCGAGCTGGCCGCGATGGGCATCGACCTGCGTGACGTCGACCAGCCGATCGGCACGCTCTCCGGCGGTGAGCGGCAGTGCGTCGCGATCGCGCGGGCGGTGTACTTCGGCGCGCGGGTGCTGATCCTGGACGAGCCGACGGCGGCGCTGGGCGTGAAGCAGTCGGGGGTGGTGCTGCGCTACGTCGCGCGGGCCCGCGACCGCGGTCTGGGCGTCGTGTTCATCACCCACAACCCGCACCACGCCTATCCGGTCGGGGACCGGTTCATGCTGCTGCGCCGGGGCCGGTCGATGGGCGACCACCCGAAGTCGGAGATCACGCTGCCGGAGCTCACCGCGCTGATGGCCGGCGGGGCCGAGCTGGAGGCGCTGAGCCACGAGCTCGCGGCCGAGCTCGGCGAGGACTCCGCGGTCGCCCAGGAGCTCTCCTCGGAGGTGTCCGACCTCCGCTCGCCGTGACGTCGCGTCCGTCGGACCCCGCGCTCTCGCGCGGGGTTCGTCGTTTTGTGCGCCACTACTTCTGGCACCGAGTGACGTAAGGCCCGTAGGGTGGGGGGAACACCCCCGGCGCGGGCAGTGTGGCCGCGTCACCGAGTCGAGAGCCGAAGACACATGGCGAGCACCAGGGATTGGTTCGAGACCGTCGCGGAAGCGCAGCGGCGGGCGAAGAAGCGGCTGCCGAAGCCGGTCTACCTCGCGCTGCTGGGCGGTGCCGAGGCCGGCGCGACGATGGACGACAACGTCAACGCCTTCCGCGAGCTCGGATTCCGTCCGCGCATCGCCGACCTGCCGGCCAGCCGGGAGCTGTCCACCACCGTGATGGGCCAGCAGATCGCGTTCCCGGTACTCATCTCCCCGACCGGTGTCCAGGCCGTCGACCCGGACGGCGAGGTCGCGGTGGCCAAGGCCGCGTCGCAGCTCGGTACCGCGATGGGCCTGTCCTCGTTCGCGTCCAAGCCGATCGAGGAGGTCATCAAGGAGAACGAGAAGCTCTTCTTCCAGTCGTACTGGGTCGGCAGCCGGGACGCCATGCTCGCCCGCGCCGAGCGGGCCCGCGCGGCCGGCGCGAAGGGCCTGATCGTCACGCTCGACTGGGTCTTCGACTCCCGCCGCGACTGGGGCAGCCCGTTCATCCCCGAGCGGATCAACGCCGAGGCGGTCCGCAAGTACGCGTTC contains:
- a CDS encoding ABC transporter permease, which encodes MTAVAADERVASGSALGRVLKRPEVGALVAAVAVFVFFAVATDTFATASGASTWLRSASTIGIMAVAVALLMIGGEFDLSAGAMTGFTGLAVGVMTTQWGLNIWAAMLVSLVLALAVGFLNGLLVMRTGLPSFIVTLGTFFVLQGIDLAAVKAIIGQVAIQGMANVPFYSQPHSVFGSAATVAGGRVYASVFWWILVTAVATWVLLKTRVGNWIFAVGGAQTSARQVGVPVARTKIGLFMTSAGAGWLVGMLLLFTTSTVQSNTGVGQEFIYIICAVVGGCLLTGGYGSAVGAALGALIYGMVNQGIVYAGWDNNWLKAFLGVMLLGAVLLNEAVRRRAERSR
- a CDS encoding ATP-binding cassette domain-containing protein yields the protein MSTPLIEVEKIGKRYGNIIALADVSTSVHAGEVTCVLGDNGAGKSTFIKILSGAHPHSDGRLVVDGEERHFASPREALALGIATVYQDLAVVPLMPVWRNFFLGSEPTRRFGRLDTGLMKKTTKSELAAMGIDLRDVDQPIGTLSGGERQCVAIARAVYFGARVLILDEPTAALGVKQSGVVLRYVARARDRGLGVVFITHNPHHAYPVGDRFMLLRRGRSMGDHPKSEITLPELTALMAGGAELEALSHELAAELGEDSAVAQELSSEVSDLRSP